The Rhizobium sp. BT03 genome contains a region encoding:
- a CDS encoding dihydrodipicolinate synthase family protein, with the protein MSHRITGVFSAAATPLTADNRPDLTLFTDHCRRLLAEGCHGVALLGTTGEANSFSGAERRAILEAAVKAGIPADRLLPGTGVVAIPETVELTRHALSLGVTKVVMLPPFYYKGVSDDGLFAAYSQVLEKVADTRLQVILYHIPQVSGVPLSIPLIGRLIAAFPETVVGIKESAGDFNNMQAVIAAHPGFSVLAGADPLLLPLMKAGGAGCITATSNLVADSLRTIYDHIHDEARAAEVEAAQARINAYRTLSNSYVQIPTIKAMVGLKTGNPAWKRTRAPLMPLSETDYAALAESYAKLP; encoded by the coding sequence ATGAGCCACAGGATCACAGGCGTATTCAGCGCGGCCGCAACGCCGCTGACGGCAGACAATAGGCCCGACCTCACCCTTTTCACCGATCACTGCCGGCGGCTGCTGGCCGAGGGATGTCATGGCGTGGCCCTGCTCGGCACGACCGGAGAAGCCAATTCCTTCTCCGGAGCCGAGCGCCGCGCCATATTGGAGGCGGCGGTGAAGGCCGGCATTCCGGCCGACAGGCTTTTGCCGGGCACCGGTGTCGTCGCCATTCCGGAGACCGTGGAACTGACGCGGCACGCCCTGTCGCTCGGCGTCACCAAGGTGGTGATGCTGCCGCCCTTCTATTACAAGGGCGTCTCCGACGACGGCCTGTTTGCCGCCTATTCGCAAGTTCTGGAAAAGGTCGCCGACACCCGCCTGCAGGTCATCCTCTATCATATTCCGCAGGTCTCGGGCGTGCCGCTCTCCATTCCGCTGATCGGCAGGCTGATTGCGGCCTTCCCGGAAACGGTCGTCGGAATCAAGGAATCTGCCGGCGATTTCAATAACATGCAGGCCGTCATCGCAGCTCATCCCGGTTTCTCGGTCCTGGCCGGCGCCGATCCGCTGCTGCTGCCACTCATGAAGGCCGGCGGCGCTGGCTGCATCACGGCCACCTCCAATCTGGTGGCGGATTCGCTGCGCACCATCTACGACCATATCCATGACGAGGCGCGAGCCGCCGAGGTCGAGGCGGCGCAAGCACGCATCAACGCCTATCGCACGCTTTCCAATTCCTACGTGCAGATCCCGACCATCAAGGCAATGGTGGGATTGAAGACCGGCAATCCTGCCTGGAAGCGCACGCGCGCGCCGCTGATGCCGCTGAGCGAGACGGATTATGCCGCACTCGCCGAAAGCTACGCCAAGCTGCCTTGA
- a CDS encoding ABC transporter substrate-binding protein, which translates to MSFDQSEKTNLSRRNALKLGLAAGVGLTVFGMNARIVMADEGQVLKVAHPAFDQDWSPLRGGGRTFRWNSIWWAAPMYFDSQGNIKPYVFTSWESADNTVWTFKIDPKAVFSDGSKITSADVKGSWEVASMPNTKSQRADQVLSKVKGYAEIAAGSGNELTGVATPDEGTVVVTLAAADPIFFMRLANHIAPITKASQSRGSDGEEIIDWYKPENKPVFSGPFKLTSIDIDAGKITFEPNENFFGSKPKLARIDITSIEDNVTATSLIKSGEFNAHTELVTSTIIQDLGPEFSAGPLIPTSQHFWFNISRAPMDDPKVRQALIMAVDRDGLFKASYPDGPHKKADQILNSVPGADNSGFEPFPYDPAAAKKLLAESSYGGPERLPKILFVGISAPAIQAAAQFIAEQWRQNLGITAVDMKPQQDAYAGPDQNSVQIFRDDVGTRVPDAVSYLTGSIASTSSNAQNKLGGYKNDKVDSALAEAATKAADDPQRISLAQEAQKAFREDWAFIPWYSQAMSRWATKEVKGMEKNLDWQIAEPWNISIG; encoded by the coding sequence ATGTCTTTTGATCAATCTGAAAAAACCAATCTATCGCGCCGCAACGCGCTGAAGCTCGGTCTTGCGGCCGGCGTCGGCCTCACCGTGTTCGGGATGAATGCCCGCATCGTGATGGCCGATGAGGGCCAGGTTCTGAAGGTCGCGCATCCGGCCTTCGACCAGGACTGGTCGCCGCTGCGCGGCGGCGGCAGGACGTTCCGCTGGAATTCGATCTGGTGGGCGGCGCCGATGTATTTCGACAGCCAGGGCAATATCAAGCCTTACGTCTTCACCAGCTGGGAATCGGCCGACAACACGGTATGGACCTTCAAGATCGATCCCAAGGCCGTCTTCTCGGACGGCAGCAAGATCACCTCGGCCGACGTCAAGGGATCGTGGGAAGTCGCCTCGATGCCGAACACCAAGAGCCAGCGCGCCGACCAGGTGCTGAGCAAGGTCAAGGGTTACGCCGAAATCGCCGCCGGCTCCGGCAACGAGCTGACGGGTGTGGCCACACCCGACGAGGGCACGGTCGTCGTGACGCTCGCCGCTGCCGATCCGATCTTCTTCATGCGCCTGGCAAACCACATCGCGCCGATCACCAAAGCGTCGCAATCGCGCGGCAGCGACGGCGAGGAAATCATCGACTGGTATAAGCCCGAAAACAAGCCGGTCTTCTCCGGCCCCTTCAAGCTGACGAGCATCGATATCGATGCCGGCAAGATCACATTCGAGCCGAATGAGAACTTCTTCGGGTCGAAGCCGAAGCTTGCCCGCATCGACATCACCTCGATCGAGGACAATGTCACCGCGACATCGCTGATCAAGTCCGGCGAGTTCAACGCCCATACCGAGCTCGTCACTTCGACGATCATCCAGGATCTCGGCCCGGAATTCTCGGCCGGCCCGCTGATCCCGACCAGCCAGCACTTCTGGTTCAACATCTCCCGCGCGCCGATGGACGATCCGAAGGTGCGCCAGGCGCTGATCATGGCGGTCGATCGCGACGGCCTGTTCAAGGCCTCCTATCCCGATGGGCCGCACAAGAAGGCCGATCAGATCCTCAATTCGGTTCCCGGCGCCGACAATTCCGGCTTTGAGCCCTTTCCCTATGATCCGGCAGCCGCCAAGAAGCTGCTTGCCGAATCGAGCTATGGCGGGCCCGAGCGCCTGCCGAAGATCCTGTTCGTCGGCATTTCGGCGCCGGCCATCCAGGCCGCCGCCCAGTTCATCGCCGAGCAGTGGCGCCAGAATCTCGGCATCACGGCCGTCGACATGAAACCGCAGCAGGACGCCTATGCCGGTCCGGATCAGAACTCGGTCCAGATCTTCCGCGACGACGTCGGCACCCGTGTTCCCGACGCCGTTTCCTATCTCACGGGCAGCATCGCCTCGACCTCGTCGAACGCGCAGAACAAGCTCGGCGGATACAAGAACGACAAGGTCGACAGCGCCCTTGCCGAAGCGGCGACCAAGGCTGCGGACGATCCGCAGCGCATCTCTCTCGCCCAGGAGGCCCAGAAGGCGTTCCGCGAGGATTGGGCCTTCATCCCGTGGTATTCTCAGGCGATGTCGCGCTGGGCCACCAAGGAGGTCAAGGGCATGGAGAAGAACCTCGACTGGCAGATCGCCGAACCCTGGAACATTTCGATCGGCTGA